One genomic region from Mesorhizobium terrae encodes:
- the tssL gene encoding type VI secretion system protein TssL, long form codes for MQLDTGAPMSSKDDPSEPPEKTIIRASRPGKKPLGAPDGSGPQSVQRAPTPARETTIFDPGVGRQMPLGWSSGTVVVQEATPGAAPAPILALQQDVLLNATAGVKYAAANPILAAAAPLLMLFGQLRLIPVERQAAALAEHIADAVETFDRTIAKAAIGEEDARIAKFALCETADDLVGNLPWPSKETWLQHSLVAQFFHTKPTGVGFYDALNSILAKPEAHYDLLELMHACLSLGFEGQYRGLPGERNTLERVRRDVYDTLRYFRPRAAGDISPRWQGIAAPMSKPRGRLPLWAVAAAAATLVTAAFFGLRILITDEGDATAGALLALNPSTPIIIERASVAAPGEPAEASPPPPTVPDTTQVDRIRTALAKEITGGGLSVGTKGDFIVVEISNQLSFASGQAETKAQFQPIAADIATALDAEPGPIRIVGHTDNVKPKNTSTFKSNFDLSVARAKAVEAMLTKQLKDPSRLSTDGKGEDEPIADNQTADGRAKNRRVDIMIPKQETLQAGSAENGN; via the coding sequence TTGCAACTCGACACGGGTGCGCCGATGAGCTCGAAGGACGACCCCTCCGAACCACCGGAAAAAACCATCATCCGCGCGTCACGGCCAGGAAAAAAGCCGCTTGGCGCTCCCGATGGCTCCGGTCCGCAAAGCGTGCAACGTGCTCCGACACCCGCCAGAGAAACGACGATCTTCGACCCCGGCGTCGGCCGGCAGATGCCGCTCGGCTGGTCGTCCGGAACCGTGGTCGTTCAGGAAGCCACGCCAGGAGCAGCCCCTGCCCCGATACTCGCGTTGCAGCAGGACGTTCTGCTCAACGCCACCGCCGGCGTGAAGTATGCAGCGGCAAATCCTATCCTTGCCGCCGCGGCCCCTTTGCTGATGCTCTTCGGACAGTTGCGGCTCATACCGGTCGAACGACAAGCGGCGGCCTTGGCGGAGCATATCGCCGACGCCGTCGAGACTTTCGACCGCACAATCGCCAAGGCCGCTATTGGCGAAGAGGATGCCCGCATCGCGAAATTCGCCCTTTGCGAAACCGCTGACGACCTTGTCGGCAACCTGCCCTGGCCGAGCAAGGAAACCTGGCTTCAGCACAGCCTGGTGGCGCAGTTCTTCCACACGAAGCCAACAGGCGTCGGCTTTTACGACGCGCTGAACAGTATCCTCGCCAAGCCCGAAGCGCATTACGACCTGCTCGAACTGATGCATGCCTGCCTGTCGCTGGGTTTCGAAGGCCAGTACCGAGGCCTGCCGGGCGAACGGAATACACTCGAACGTGTCCGGCGCGACGTCTACGACACGTTGCGTTACTTCAGGCCACGCGCCGCCGGCGACATCTCACCCCGGTGGCAAGGCATAGCGGCGCCGATGTCCAAGCCACGCGGACGGCTACCGCTCTGGGCGGTCGCAGCCGCCGCGGCGACCCTGGTGACAGCGGCCTTCTTCGGGCTGCGGATATTGATCACCGACGAAGGCGACGCGACCGCCGGCGCGTTGCTGGCACTCAATCCTTCGACCCCAATTATCATCGAACGTGCCAGCGTGGCGGCACCCGGCGAACCGGCGGAAGCCAGCCCGCCGCCACCGACGGTCCCCGATACCACTCAGGTCGACCGCATCCGCACCGCACTCGCCAAGGAGATCACCGGCGGCGGACTGAGTGTCGGCACGAAGGGTGATTTCATCGTTGTCGAGATCAGCAACCAGCTTTCGTTCGCTTCCGGCCAGGCAGAGACGAAGGCGCAGTTCCAGCCGATCGCAGCCGACATCGCCACGGCGCTCGATGCCGAGCCAGGACCGATCAGGATCGTCGGGCACACCGACAATGTGAAGCCGAAGAACACGAGCACATTCAAATCGAATTTCGACCTTTCCGTCGCCCGCGCCAAAGCAGTGGAGGCGATGCTTACCAAGCAGTTGAAGGACCCGTCGCGGCTCAGCACAGACGGCAAGGGCGAGGACGAACCGATCGCCGACAATCAAACGGCGGACGGTCGCGCCAAGAACCGCCGCGTTGACATCATGATCCCCAAACAGGAAACTTTACAAGCCGGCTCAGCGGAGAACGGCAACTGA
- the tssI gene encoding type VI secretion system tip protein VgrG produces the protein MPNERATVVQTPVGADLLTFTHLIGRDEVSRCFSYTVGFVSKSRDVDPLKMLGGVVSVEGESDPKRWFSGLVSEFRLTRIEDRLAFYEAVIRPWLWFLGNTTDCRIFQNMTAVEIVEKIFSKYGIAKFEKRLQGSYPSREYCVQYDESDLDFVQRLLEHEGIFYFFEHDEGKHTLVLCDAMSKLKPAPGYDKVLYNFEGQGSRRDVEYITEWIPGSAVRPGAYAHTDYDFEKPGADLMAKSAQPFGHKEASGENYRQPGAHLDVGRGDTIAGIRREELQAVHRHSTAVGTVRGLFSGCKFKLESFPRDDQNQDYLVVSAEYRLFDPGYRTQNEAHNENFKVVLGVAPTKLPYRPPRITPRPVMRGPQTATVVGPSGEEIFTDKYARVKVQFHWDRLGKKDQNSSCFVRVSQTWAGSGWGFIQIPRIGQEVIVDFIEGDPDLPIITGRVYNAAEMPPYGLPANATQSGWKSNSSKGGGGYNELMFEDKAGSELVNFQAQKDHHLLIKHDRNKTVQHDQSDRIDHDAKHSVGHNLDEDVGNNKTVKVGVNQTTNIGSNDTETVGANRSLTVQANETIHVVANSTENIDANHSQTVGLVQTVTVGAARVDTVGAAEARTVGAAQVNTIGATRTVSVGISQSHSIGAADSWDIGASQSVQIAADQGIKIGGAQNSEIAKTWIVKVGEDNSTQISGAHELKIGKKSLIQVGEDSGISVGKTLTLEAKDEIQLKCGDAVITMKKNGEIVIKGKDVSINASGKINAKASGDMSLKGSKITQN, from the coding sequence ATGCCGAATGAACGCGCCACGGTTGTGCAAACGCCGGTGGGCGCTGACCTGCTGACCTTCACCCATCTCATCGGCCGCGATGAGGTCAGCCGTTGTTTTTCCTATACCGTTGGGTTCGTCAGCAAGAGCCGTGACGTCGACCCGTTGAAGATGCTGGGCGGTGTCGTTTCGGTCGAGGGTGAATCCGACCCGAAGCGCTGGTTCAGCGGTCTCGTGTCGGAGTTCAGGCTTACCCGTATTGAAGACAGGCTGGCCTTTTACGAAGCGGTGATCAGACCGTGGCTCTGGTTCCTCGGCAACACCACCGATTGCCGTATCTTCCAGAACATGACGGCGGTGGAGATCGTCGAAAAGATCTTCTCGAAATATGGCATAGCCAAATTCGAGAAGCGGCTGCAGGGTTCCTACCCCTCGCGAGAATATTGCGTCCAATATGACGAGAGCGATCTCGATTTCGTCCAACGGTTGCTCGAGCACGAAGGCATTTTCTATTTCTTCGAGCACGACGAAGGCAAACACACGCTGGTGCTGTGCGATGCGATGAGCAAGCTGAAGCCAGCGCCAGGCTACGACAAAGTGCTCTATAACTTCGAGGGTCAGGGCTCGCGGCGCGACGTTGAATACATCACCGAATGGATTCCAGGCAGTGCGGTGCGGCCGGGTGCATATGCCCATACGGACTATGATTTCGAAAAGCCCGGCGCGGATCTGATGGCGAAGTCCGCCCAACCGTTCGGCCATAAGGAGGCCTCGGGCGAAAACTATCGCCAACCCGGAGCGCATCTCGATGTCGGCCGGGGCGACACGATTGCTGGAATTCGCCGCGAGGAGTTACAGGCGGTGCATCGGCACAGCACGGCGGTGGGTACCGTGCGCGGTCTCTTTTCCGGTTGCAAATTCAAGCTCGAAAGTTTTCCGCGCGACGACCAGAACCAGGACTATCTGGTGGTCAGCGCCGAATACCGGCTGTTCGATCCGGGTTACCGGACACAGAACGAGGCCCATAACGAAAACTTCAAAGTGGTGCTCGGCGTTGCGCCGACCAAATTGCCTTACCGCCCGCCGCGCATCACGCCGCGGCCGGTCATGCGCGGGCCACAGACGGCGACGGTGGTAGGGCCTTCGGGCGAAGAAATCTTCACCGACAAGTACGCACGGGTGAAGGTGCAATTTCATTGGGATCGCCTCGGCAAGAAGGACCAAAACTCTTCCTGCTTCGTGCGCGTGTCGCAGACCTGGGCCGGCAGCGGCTGGGGCTTCATCCAGATCCCGCGCATCGGCCAGGAGGTCATCGTCGACTTCATCGAGGGCGACCCGGACCTGCCGATCATCACCGGCCGGGTCTACAACGCCGCTGAGATGCCGCCCTACGGCTTGCCTGCCAATGCCACGCAATCGGGCTGGAAGTCCAATTCCTCGAAAGGCGGCGGTGGTTACAACGAGCTTATGTTCGAGGACAAGGCGGGTTCCGAACTGGTCAATTTCCAGGCCCAGAAGGACCACCACCTGCTGATCAAGCATGACCGTAACAAGACGGTGCAGCACGACCAGTCCGACCGCATCGACCACGATGCCAAGCACTCTGTCGGTCACAACCTCGACGAGGACGTCGGCAACAACAAGACCGTCAAGGTCGGCGTCAACCAGACCACCAACATCGGCAGCAACGACACCGAGACGGTAGGCGCAAACCGCTCGCTGACGGTCCAGGCCAACGAGACGATCCACGTCGTCGCCAATTCTACGGAAAATATCGACGCCAACCATTCGCAGACGGTTGGGTTGGTTCAGACGGTCACAGTGGGTGCGGCGCGTGTGGATACGGTTGGTGCCGCTGAAGCGCGGACCGTGGGCGCAGCGCAAGTGAATACCATCGGAGCGACACGGACGGTGAGCGTTGGCATCAGCCAAAGCCACAGCATTGGCGCTGCGGATAGCTGGGACATCGGCGCCAGCCAGAGTGTCCAAATCGCTGCCGATCAGGGCATCAAGATCGGCGGCGCGCAGAATTCGGAGATCGCTAAGACGTGGATTGTTAAGGTGGGCGAGGACAACTCGACCCAAATCAGCGGCGCTCATGAACTCAAGATCGGCAAGAAGAGCCTCATCCAGGTCGGTGAGGATTCCGGCATTTCTGTAGGTAAGACCCTGACGCTTGAGGCGAAAGATGAGATCCAGCTAAAATGCGGCGATGCCGTCATCACCATGAAAAAGAACGGCGAGATCGTCATCAAGGGCAAGGATGTGTCGATCAATGCCTCCGGCAAGATCAATGCGAAGGCATCGGGCGACATGTCGCTCAAGGGCAGCAAGATTACCCAGAACTGA
- the tagH gene encoding type VI secretion system-associated FHA domain protein TagH: MFISLQISNLDRLPAGIATSYAARDRSFEIGRENCDWTLADPDKFISGRHCEIRYQAGSFWLYDVSRNGTFVNGSGQRIGAPHRLAQGDRLLIGCYVVAVSIDEERVATGHPQERTGSTQRELPSSTGRPQEFGNAPSLNPAQQRPGETAQVSTSSALRPSPAVPANRPAEADAMLREIAKAAGIAPELLQSRDPHDVAAEIGAVLRTTVEQLSLLLKARAAAKVLAKSADRTMIGAEDNNPLKFVPGTDDIMEIMFAKRRAGYLDAKHSVEDAFRDLKAHEIATYAAMQVALSRLLDDLSPEAIAKRIPPASFSSRKSQAWDALVATWRMMEDKHENGMLDVFLAYFAEAYTKAAKQK; this comes from the coding sequence ATGTTCATCTCGCTACAGATCAGCAATCTTGACAGGCTGCCGGCAGGCATCGCGACGAGCTATGCCGCCCGCGACCGCAGCTTCGAAATCGGGCGCGAAAATTGCGACTGGACACTGGCCGACCCCGACAAGTTCATTTCCGGCCGACATTGCGAAATCCGCTATCAGGCGGGTTCGTTCTGGCTCTATGACGTCTCGCGCAACGGTACTTTCGTCAACGGTTCAGGCCAGCGCATTGGCGCGCCGCATCGGCTGGCCCAAGGCGACCGACTGCTGATCGGCTGTTACGTCGTCGCCGTTTCGATCGACGAAGAGCGTGTTGCTACCGGTCATCCGCAAGAAAGGACCGGTTCGACGCAACGCGAACTGCCGTCGTCAACGGGAAGGCCGCAGGAATTCGGTAATGCGCCATCCCTCAATCCGGCGCAGCAGCGCCCTGGCGAGACGGCACAGGTATCGACGTCTTCGGCACTGCGGCCCAGCCCAGCTGTCCCTGCCAATCGGCCGGCGGAAGCGGACGCGATGTTGCGGGAGATCGCCAAAGCAGCCGGCATTGCACCGGAGTTGCTGCAATCGCGCGACCCGCATGACGTGGCTGCCGAGATCGGCGCGGTGCTGAGAACCACGGTCGAGCAATTGTCCTTGCTGCTCAAGGCACGCGCCGCAGCCAAAGTACTCGCCAAGAGCGCGGATCGCACGATGATCGGCGCGGAGGACAACAACCCGCTGAAATTCGTGCCGGGCACCGACGACATAATGGAGATCATGTTCGCCAAACGCAGGGCCGGCTATCTTGATGCCAAGCATAGCGTTGAGGACGCGTTCCGCGACCTGAAGGCCCACGAAATCGCCACCTACGCTGCCATGCAGGTCGCGCTTTCGAGGCTGCTAGACGACCTGTCGCCGGAGGCTATCGCCAAAAGAATTCCACCTGCTTCCTTTTCGTCCAGGAAAAGCCAGGCCTGGGATGCGCTTGTTGCGACGTGGCGGATGATGGAGGACAAGCACGAAAACGGTATGCTGGATGTCTTCCTCGCCTATTTCGCCGAAGCCTACACCAAGGCGGCTAAGCAAAAATAG